Proteins from a genomic interval of Nostoc sp. TCL240-02:
- a CDS encoding acetamidase/formamidase family protein produces the protein MTHYILKATKETVHLGGFSHLLKPALIIDSGDTVDVETYTGYYVYDKAPPEFVTPELLDICQNLLPERKIAGGPHLLTGPIYVRDAEPGNVLEVQLDAIAPSLPVGFNAIRKGWGALPHQFPQPALRFIPLDLANNIAEFPAGAGIKIPLKPFFGILGVATSETSRTSVPPGSYGGNIDNRELQAGSRLFLPIFVPGALFSIGDGHSAQGDGEVNVTAIETSMNGRITLKLRKDLHLTTPIAETPTHIITMGFAQTLDEALELALKNMIDFLERFANLSPEDAYILCSLAVNFHITQVVNSPHKGVHGMLPKSMFSCKIIL, from the coding sequence ATGACTCATTACATTTTAAAAGCGACTAAGGAAACTGTGCATCTGGGTGGTTTCTCTCATCTGTTAAAACCAGCACTGATTATTGATTCTGGTGATACGGTTGATGTGGAAACTTATACTGGTTACTACGTTTATGACAAAGCACCACCAGAGTTTGTCACACCAGAATTGCTCGATATTTGCCAAAATCTTCTACCAGAACGTAAGATTGCTGGGGGGCCGCATTTACTCACAGGGCCGATTTATGTGCGCGATGCCGAACCAGGGAATGTTTTAGAAGTACAATTAGATGCGATCGCACCTAGTTTACCCGTCGGCTTTAATGCCATTCGTAAAGGTTGGGGAGCTTTACCACATCAGTTTCCTCAACCTGCCTTAAGATTCATTCCTCTAGATTTAGCCAACAATATCGCTGAATTTCCGGCGGGTGCTGGCATAAAAATTCCCCTCAAACCGTTTTTTGGGATTCTTGGTGTCGCTACCTCAGAAACCTCTCGAACTTCTGTCCCACCAGGTTCTTACGGCGGTAATATCGACAATCGAGAATTACAAGCTGGTTCTCGTTTATTTTTGCCGATTTTCGTACCAGGTGCATTATTTTCTATTGGTGATGGGCATTCTGCACAAGGAGATGGTGAAGTAAATGTCACCGCCATTGAAACCTCTATGAACGGTAGAATTACCCTCAAACTTCGCAAAGATTTACACCTAACAACACCAATCGCCGAAACTCCAACTCATATCATCACAATGGGGTTTGCTCAAACCTTAGATGAAGCTTTAGAATTGGCTTTAAAAAACATGATTGATTTTCTGGAACGCTTTGCAAATTTATCGCCAGAAGATGCTTATATATTGTGTAGTTTAGCTGTGAATTTTCACATCACTCAAGTTGTGAATAGTCCTCATAAAGGTGTGCATGGAATGTTACCCAAATCAATGTTTTCTTGCAAAATTATTTTATAA
- a CDS encoding NADPH-dependent FMN reductase, translated as MASIPKILAFAGSTRIDSYNKKLVQIAAAGAKSAGAEVTYLDLRDLPLPLYDEDLEAQEGLPTNARTLKDLMISHQGLLIASPEYNSSLTAVLKNAIDWASRPAPNEAPLAAFAGKVATIMSASPGALGGLRGLVHLRSILGNIKVLVLPDQIAVTKAYEAFNADGTLKDPKQQESIEKLGEGLTKILLKLN; from the coding sequence ATGGCATCCATACCTAAAATCCTCGCCTTTGCCGGCAGCACACGGATTGATTCTTACAACAAAAAATTGGTACAAATTGCGGCGGCTGGTGCTAAGTCCGCAGGTGCAGAAGTGACTTATCTAGACCTCCGCGATTTGCCCCTACCTCTGTATGATGAAGATTTAGAAGCTCAAGAAGGACTACCTACCAACGCCCGCACTTTAAAGGACTTGATGATTTCTCATCAAGGATTGCTGATTGCTTCGCCGGAATATAACAGTTCACTCACAGCAGTTTTGAAGAACGCCATTGACTGGGCATCCCGTCCAGCCCCAAATGAAGCGCCATTGGCTGCTTTTGCAGGTAAAGTTGCTACTATTATGAGCGCTTCTCCAGGCGCTCTTGGTGGTTTGCGGGGATTGGTTCACCTGCGGTCTATTTTGGGAAACATCAAAGTTTTGGTACTACCCGATCAAATAGCAGTAACCAAAGCTTACGAAGCCTTTAATGCCGATGGCACTTTAAAAGATCCGAAACAGCAAGAATCTATTGAAAAGTTAGGCGAGGGCTTAACAAAAATATTGCTGAAGCTCAATTAA
- a CDS encoding GNAT family N-acetyltransferase — MDYSIRPLIQEDEPFLWLMLYEAAHLEKEGNLTVQDAINNPDLAKYVKNWGCKDDSGFIAILETSNQPVGSAWLRLLTGENKGYGYVDDQTPELAIAILPQHRNKGIGTQLLTHLLAAAQTSYSSISLSLRATNPAMSLYKRFGFEVVLGSEIINRVGSISFKMKIDL, encoded by the coding sequence ATGGATTATTCTATTCGTCCATTGATACAGGAAGATGAGCCTTTTCTCTGGCTTATGCTTTATGAAGCAGCGCATCTGGAAAAAGAAGGTAATCTGACAGTACAGGATGCCATAAATAATCCTGATTTGGCAAAATATGTTAAAAATTGGGGATGTAAAGATGATAGCGGCTTCATCGCTATTCTGGAAACTAGTAATCAACCAGTAGGATCTGCATGGCTGCGTCTATTGACAGGTGAAAATAAAGGATATGGCTATGTTGACGATCAAACTCCTGAACTAGCTATTGCGATTCTTCCCCAACATAGAAATAAAGGCATAGGAACGCAGTTACTCACACATTTGTTAGCAGCAGCCCAAACATCTTATTCATCAATATCACTTAGTCTCAGAGCGACAAATCCAGCCATGAGTTTATATAAAAGGTTTGGCTTTGAAGTCGTTCTTGGTAGTGAAATAATCAACCGAGTTGGTAGCATCTCTTTTAAAATGAAAATTGATCTTTGA
- a CDS encoding DUF4336 domain-containing protein codes for MTNDERIVNAQQIHPKDFSWKLWPVLPLYPYGRRQTIRKEVIKDTIWNFDQIQGIFYVVVPIRMTVVKLEAGGLLIYAPVAPTPECIRLVNELVVEHGNVKYIILPTISGIEHKIFVGPFARYFPTAQVFVAPHQWSFPLNLPLSWLGLPPKRTQVLPEDSSKTPFADEFDYAMLGPIELGPGRFAEVAFFHKRSHTLLVTDCVLSIPDDPPAIVLLDPYPLLFHAKDRASDIVADIQVNRRKGWQRICLFALYFQPSALNIPQWNKVLQDALKAPERSRKAYFGLYPFQWHPDWLRSFDALRGNGRLFVAPILQTLILNRAPKETIDWADKVASWDFEWIIPCHFDAPIKAQAYQFRQAFSFLEKQPAVSGGLFSISSYPLPEEDFKLLKEIDAGLNKLGIVPAAKEKV; via the coding sequence GTGACTAATGATGAACGCATAGTCAATGCACAACAGATACATCCAAAAGACTTTTCATGGAAACTATGGCCTGTTCTGCCACTCTATCCTTATGGCAGGCGGCAGACAATCCGCAAAGAAGTGATTAAGGACACAATCTGGAATTTTGACCAGATTCAGGGTATTTTCTACGTTGTTGTGCCGATTCGGATGACTGTGGTTAAGCTCGAAGCTGGGGGTCTTCTTATCTATGCGCCTGTTGCACCCACCCCAGAGTGCATCCGGCTTGTGAATGAGTTGGTGGTGGAACACGGTAATGTTAAGTACATCATTCTGCCGACTATCTCTGGTATAGAACACAAAATCTTTGTCGGCCCCTTCGCTAGATATTTTCCGACTGCACAGGTGTTTGTGGCTCCCCATCAGTGGAGTTTCCCGCTAAATCTGCCCCTTAGTTGGCTGGGTTTACCCCCAAAACGGACTCAGGTACTCCCAGAAGATAGTAGCAAAACACCCTTTGCTGACGAGTTTGATTATGCAATGCTGGGCCCCATCGAACTTGGCCCTGGTCGATTTGCAGAAGTTGCTTTTTTTCACAAGCGATCGCATACTCTTTTAGTAACAGATTGTGTACTCTCTATCCCAGACGATCCACCTGCGATCGTTTTATTAGATCCATATCCCCTACTATTCCATGCCAAGGATCGGGCTTCTGATATTGTTGCAGACATTCAGGTAAATCGCCGTAAGGGTTGGCAGCGCATCTGTCTGTTTGCTTTGTACTTTCAACCAAGCGCACTAAATATACCCCAATGGAATAAGGTGTTGCAAGATGCCTTGAAAGCCCCAGAACGCTCAAGGAAAGCTTATTTTGGATTGTACCCCTTTCAATGGCATCCAGATTGGCTGCGATCGTTTGATGCCCTGCGAGGTAATGGGCGGTTGTTTGTTGCACCAATTTTACAGACGTTGATTCTTAACCGCGCACCGAAGGAAACTATTGACTGGGCTGATAAAGTTGCTAGTTGGGACTTCGAGTGGATTATTCCCTGCCACTTTGATGCACCGATAAAAGCCCAAGCGTATCAGTTTCGTCAAGCTTTCTCTTTTTTGGAAAAGCAGCCTGCTGTTAGTGGGGGTTTATTCAGCATTAGCAGCTATCCCCTACCAGAGGAGGATTTTAAACTACTTAAAGAAATCGATGCAGGTTTAAATAAGTTGGGCATTGTGCCAGCAGCAAAGGAGAAGGTGTAA
- a CDS encoding IS4 family transposase produces the protein MIINSFPKIVKDILKSLPKNDYPVLNSRLFFECWLSYALDNSLTSMRDLFNRLNNNCFEVDISTFSKANLHRSQKPFQEIYQKLNELVQKKVQKKLHNKYAICPIDSTIITLTSKLLWVLGHHQVKLFSSLNLSTGSPEDNFINFGHDHDYKFGSKMMSSLPINAVGVMDRGFAGLKFIQELVQENKYFVLRIKNNWKLEFDGSNGLVKVGASDDAQAYRVINFCDLETKTEFRLVTNLPESGDAAVHDDEIRDIYRLRWGVELLWKFLKMHLKLDKLITKNVNGITIQIYVSLIAYLILQLLSIPEQWGHTLLDKFRYLQSCMCQKISYVHWFEEMMFC, from the coding sequence GTGATTATAAATTCATTTCCCAAAATTGTCAAAGATATACTGAAAAGCCTGCCAAAAAACGATTATCCAGTATTGAACAGTCGTCTGTTTTTTGAGTGCTGGCTATCCTATGCCCTGGATAACAGCTTAACAAGTATGCGAGATTTGTTTAACAGATTAAATAACAATTGTTTTGAGGTAGATATTTCTACTTTCTCTAAAGCAAATTTACATCGAAGCCAAAAACCTTTTCAAGAGATTTACCAAAAATTAAATGAATTAGTACAGAAGAAAGTTCAAAAAAAGTTACACAATAAATATGCAATTTGTCCAATAGATTCAACAATTATTACTCTCACAAGTAAATTGTTATGGGTACTAGGTCATCATCAAGTCAAGCTGTTTAGTTCCTTAAATCTCTCCACAGGAAGCCCAGAAGATAACTTCATCAATTTTGGACATGACCATGATTATAAATTTGGTTCCAAAATGATGTCTAGTCTCCCAATAAATGCTGTTGGAGTAATGGATAGGGGTTTTGCTGGATTAAAATTTATCCAAGAATTAGTACAAGAAAACAAATATTTTGTTTTGCGGATAAAAAACAATTGGAAACTAGAATTTGATGGCTCAAATGGATTGGTCAAAGTTGGTGCATCTGATGATGCTCAAGCTTATAGAGTAATTAATTTCTGTGATTTAGAGACAAAAACCGAGTTTCGCTTAGTGACTAATTTACCAGAGTCGGGAGATGCAGCTGTTCATGATGATGAAATTAGGGATATTTATCGATTACGTTGGGGAGTTGAATTGTTGTGGAAGTTTTTAAAGATGCACTTAAAACTTGACAAACTCATTACCAAAAACGTCAATGGTATTACCATACAAATTTACGTGAGCTTGATAGCCTATCTGATTTTACAGCTTTTATCTATTCCCGAACAATGGGGACATACACTATTAGATAAATTCCGCTATCTTCAATCTTGTATGTGTCAGAAAATCAGCTATGTTCATTGGTTTGAGGAGATGATGTTTTGCTGA
- a CDS encoding DUF3067 family protein, which yields MTGQELRQMLLDKWGYSYDVQFRRAQGKIFLQVMWKYLEQASFPLSEAEYQEHLDSIANYLHALGGSTQVQTFIAQTRDRPRLGKAVSIPLDLGERSSEWIL from the coding sequence ATGACAGGACAGGAATTACGTCAGATGTTGCTTGATAAGTGGGGATATTCTTATGATGTCCAGTTCCGGCGGGCACAGGGAAAGATATTTTTGCAAGTAATGTGGAAATATCTGGAGCAAGCTTCTTTTCCCTTGAGTGAGGCGGAATACCAAGAGCATCTTGACAGCATTGCTAATTATCTTCATGCCTTGGGAGGGTCAACGCAAGTACAAACATTTATTGCCCAAACACGCGATCGCCCCCGCCTCGGTAAAGCTGTTAGCATCCCTCTTGATTTGGGTGAGCGCTCTTCAGAATGGATATTATGA
- a CDS encoding isochorismatase family cysteine hydrolase yields the protein MNFCLFIIDIQNGFITQNTSHIPQRVKSLLEQNIFEHVIFTKFINMPDSPYVKYLNWHNLISPFEQKIVDKIEPFAQLTFDKTIYTACNEETLNFLNSNNIQKVFICGLDTDSCVLKTAIDFFENNFNPYILEYYSASTGGDKIHQAGILVLSQMIGVNNIVTEPLDRQNLNKYL from the coding sequence ATGAACTTCTGCCTATTTATCATTGATATTCAAAATGGATTTATCACTCAAAATACAAGCCATATTCCACAAAGGGTTAAATCCTTATTAGAGCAAAATATCTTTGAACACGTCATCTTCACGAAATTTATAAATATGCCAGACAGTCCTTATGTCAAATATCTAAATTGGCATAATCTCATATCACCATTTGAGCAAAAAATTGTGGATAAGATTGAACCATTTGCTCAACTAACTTTTGATAAAACTATATACACTGCTTGTAACGAAGAGACACTTAATTTCCTAAACAGCAATAATATCCAAAAAGTATTTATTTGTGGTTTGGATACTGATTCTTGTGTTTTAAAAACTGCAATTGATTTTTTTGAGAACAATTTTAACCCTTATATTTTAGAATATTACTCAGCATCAACAGGAGGTGATAAAATTCACCAAGCAGGTATTTTAGTATTAAGTCAGATGATTGGGGTAAATAATATTGTAACTGAACCTCTAGATAGGCAGAATCTAAATAAATACTTATAG
- a CDS encoding TSUP family transporter yields the protein MSNIFIQLLLIGLVSGVAGGMFGIGGGAIMIPAMVLVIGLDQKLATGTSVAAQILPIGILAALVYHRNGNLNIKYALIIAVGLIVGNFFGALFANQPFISSEFMKKLYGIFVLMIVFVIYYQIE from the coding sequence ATGTCTAATATCTTTATCCAACTGTTGTTAATCGGTTTAGTTTCTGGCGTTGCTGGCGGGATGTTTGGTATCGGTGGCGGCGCAATTATGATTCCGGCAATGGTATTAGTAATTGGTTTGGATCAGAAATTAGCTACAGGGACTTCTGTGGCTGCTCAAATTTTGCCAATTGGGATTTTAGCAGCCCTAGTTTACCATCGCAACGGTAATCTTAATATCAAATATGCCCTGATTATTGCAGTTGGTTTAATCGTAGGTAACTTCTTCGGGGCATTGTTTGCAAATCAGCCGTTTATTAGCAGCGAGTTCATGAAAAAGCTGTATGGTATCTTTGTATTGATGATAGTATTCGTTATTTACTATCAAATTGAATAA
- a CDS encoding IS1634 family transposase, whose product MTPSVSEIRVQDIDHCGIVAGIIDQMCLVEQINQILGTHHQEIVSSGQAVKAMILNGLGLVSAPLYLFEKFFVGKATEHLLGEGISPEHLNDDRLGRVLDKLYEAGLTQVFVTVALAAAKKFGVEKDSLHLDSSSFHVHGEYTNNSTEGSGKPGEITITKGYSRDHRPDLKQFIVDLMCSGDGDIPLYLNLRVADGNEADSAVFAQILKEFRHQWEIDALFVADAALYTEGNLKQMDSLRWLSRVPATLTTAQLLLEKMSQEAFVDSIVTGYRIAECCCDYGGVKQRWLVVESEARAAADLKQLEKRLTKHLQQAQSQLRQLSQQEFACAADAIQASGRFEAQQRFHELAELEIIEHKRHAKSGRPRKDAQPQQCYYQIRATVVPNELAIATEKQRAGRFILATNVLDAQQLSNDDLLKQYKAQQSTERGFRFLKDPLFFTSSVFLNSKERVAALAMVMGLCLLVYTLGQRALRQALAQAKQTINNQLGKPTASPTMRWVFQCFMSIHLVTIAGFQHITNLTDERRWILQFLGAPCRKYYLLT is encoded by the coding sequence ATGACACCATCAGTATCAGAAATAAGAGTACAAGATATTGACCACTGTGGGATAGTGGCAGGGATTATTGATCAAATGTGTTTGGTAGAGCAAATCAACCAAATACTGGGAACACATCACCAAGAAATAGTCAGTTCAGGTCAAGCAGTCAAAGCAATGATTCTCAATGGCTTGGGTTTAGTAAGTGCGCCACTATACCTATTTGAGAAGTTCTTTGTAGGCAAAGCCACAGAGCATTTACTAGGGGAAGGTATAAGTCCAGAACACTTGAATGATGACCGCTTGGGCAGAGTCTTGGACAAACTGTATGAAGCGGGATTAACACAAGTATTTGTGACAGTAGCACTGGCAGCAGCCAAGAAGTTTGGGGTGGAAAAGGACAGTTTACACTTGGATTCAAGTTCGTTTCATGTGCATGGAGAATATACCAACAACTCAACAGAAGGTTCAGGCAAGCCAGGAGAGATAACAATCACAAAAGGATACTCAAGAGATCATCGACCAGACCTGAAACAGTTTATTGTAGACCTGATGTGCAGTGGAGACGGGGATATTCCTCTATATCTAAATCTAAGAGTGGCAGATGGGAATGAAGCCGACTCAGCCGTGTTTGCTCAAATCTTGAAAGAATTTCGTCACCAATGGGAAATAGATGCTTTGTTTGTAGCGGATGCAGCACTCTACACCGAAGGCAATCTTAAACAAATGGATTCTTTGCGATGGCTATCACGAGTTCCAGCCACACTGACTACTGCCCAATTACTCTTGGAGAAAATGAGTCAGGAAGCTTTTGTGGATAGCATAGTCACAGGCTACCGAATAGCAGAGTGTTGCTGCGATTATGGTGGAGTCAAACAGCGTTGGCTAGTGGTGGAAAGTGAAGCTCGTGCCGCAGCAGATTTAAAGCAACTGGAAAAACGTCTGACTAAGCACCTCCAACAAGCACAATCTCAACTGCGACAGTTGTCACAACAAGAATTTGCTTGTGCCGCAGACGCGATACAGGCTTCAGGGCGTTTTGAGGCTCAGCAACGCTTTCATGAACTTGCTGAACTAGAAATTATCGAACACAAACGCCATGCCAAATCAGGCAGACCACGTAAAGATGCTCAACCACAACAGTGTTACTATCAAATTCGTGCGACTGTTGTACCTAACGAGCTAGCAATTGCCACTGAAAAACAACGAGCCGGACGTTTTATTTTGGCTACCAATGTTCTTGATGCTCAACAATTGAGCAATGATGACTTACTCAAGCAGTACAAAGCCCAGCAATCTACTGAGCGTGGTTTTCGTTTTCTCAAAGACCCTTTATTTTTTACCAGCAGTGTTTTTCTCAACTCGAAAGAACGTGTTGCTGCTTTAGCAATGGTCATGGGTCTATGCTTGTTAGTTTACACTTTGGGACAACGGGCGTTACGCCAAGCTCTAGCTCAAGCAAAACAAACCATCAACAATCAATTGGGTAAACCAACTGCCTCTCCTACGATGCGGTGGGTGTTTCAATGTTTCATGTCGATTCATCTGGTAACGATCGCTGGCTTTCAACACATTACCAATCTTACTGACGAACGACGATGGATTCTCCAATTTCTTGGTGCGCCTTGCCGAAAATATTATCTTCTCACCTGA